In Solobacterium moorei, a single genomic region encodes these proteins:
- a CDS encoding ABC transporter ATP-binding protein, whose translation MDNTILKLDGITKIFPNGTVANRNISISFNKGEIHSICGENGAGKSTLMNIIFAIEKQTEGKISYKGKEINYSSSLDAIENGIGMVHQHFMLIPSFTVAQNVVLGAEPKKANGFIDMDRANQITNELAKKYKFDEISATDLVSDLTVSAKQKVEILKTLYRNAEVIILDEPTAVLTPQETVQLFEQLKGFKELGHTIIFISHKLNEVKEISDRITVIRSGETKGTYNAKDISIEKLTELIIGHSLESSFDSLRKQVKNNDKILSVENLSLEVGGVKKVDDVNFAVHAGEILGIAGVQGNGQEELIKVITGMEAYQSGKVILGGVDISKNDILHKREAGLAYIPEDRMQDGIAATASIQDNAISTYYRKPEYSGKVFMKGKNIRKIAQELIHKFQVKTNSEKQRINSLSGGNIQKVVVAREWQTSPKCMIASQPTRGIDIGSANYIHHQLIDMRNNGAAILLISADLNEVMAVSDSLIVMFEGKIVAYFKNAKDVSANELGFYMLGTKKQSEEEIKEASK comes from the coding sequence ATGGACAATACAATTTTGAAGTTAGATGGAATCACAAAGATATTTCCAAACGGTACTGTAGCAAACCGTAATATCAGTATTTCCTTTAATAAAGGGGAAATTCACTCTATTTGCGGTGAGAATGGCGCTGGTAAATCAACTTTGATGAATATTATCTTTGCGATTGAGAAGCAGACAGAGGGTAAGATTTCTTATAAAGGAAAGGAGATTAATTATTCCTCTAGTTTAGATGCAATTGAAAATGGTATCGGTATGGTGCATCAGCACTTTATGTTGATTCCATCCTTTACTGTTGCACAGAATGTTGTGTTAGGTGCAGAACCTAAGAAGGCAAATGGCTTTATTGATATGGATAGAGCAAATCAAATTACCAATGAGTTAGCGAAAAAGTATAAGTTTGATGAAATTAGTGCTACTGATTTAGTAAGTGATTTGACTGTTAGTGCAAAGCAAAAAGTCGAAATTCTAAAAACACTATATCGTAATGCTGAAGTTATCATCTTAGATGAACCTACTGCAGTTTTAACACCACAAGAAACAGTTCAGTTGTTCGAACAATTAAAGGGATTTAAGGAACTTGGACATACAATTATTTTTATTTCTCATAAATTAAATGAAGTAAAAGAAATTTCTGATCGTATTACAGTTATTCGTTCTGGTGAAACCAAGGGCACCTATAATGCGAAAGATATTTCGATTGAAAAGCTAACAGAATTGATTATTGGTCATAGTCTTGAAAGTTCATTTGATTCTTTACGCAAGCAAGTTAAGAATAACGATAAGATTTTATCCGTTGAAAATCTATCGCTTGAAGTTGGTGGAGTAAAGAAAGTTGATGATGTTAATTTTGCGGTACATGCTGGTGAGATTTTAGGTATTGCAGGTGTACAGGGCAATGGACAAGAAGAACTGATTAAGGTAATTACTGGTATGGAAGCCTATCAGTCTGGAAAAGTAATTCTTGGAGGTGTGGATATTTCAAAAAATGATATCTTACATAAGCGTGAGGCTGGTCTTGCATACATTCCTGAAGACCGCATGCAAGATGGTATTGCGGCTACTGCAAGTATCCAAGATAATGCAATCTCGACATATTACCGTAAACCAGAATACTCTGGTAAAGTCTTCATGAAGGGTAAGAATATTCGTAAAATTGCACAAGAGTTAATTCATAAATTCCAAGTAAAAACAAACTCTGAAAAACAGCGTATTAATTCGCTTTCTGGTGGTAACATCCAGAAAGTGGTAGTTGCACGTGAATGGCAAACAAGTCCTAAGTGTATGATTGCTTCACAACCAACTCGTGGTATTGATATTGGTTCAGCAAACTATATCCATCACCAGTTAATTGATATGCGTAATAATGGTGCTGCAATTTTATTGATTAGTGCAGACCTCAATGAAGTAATGGCTGTCAGTGATTCACTGATTGTTATGTTTGAAGGAAAGATTGTTGCATACTTCAAGAACGCAAAAGATGTATCTGCAAACGAATTAGGTTTCTATATGCTAGGAACTAAGAAACAAAGTGAAGAAGAGATTAAGGAGGCGAGCAAATGA
- a CDS encoding ABC transporter permease: MSTMKRKFRVTDDGPFEALRILASIGIALIVTLVVLAFVSKQPLADFIRLLTYPLSKPSYFGYVLVKVIPLTFAGLATLLYFRTNLFNLGTEGVFYISGIVATIFAINPIFMTGNSVIDSMIPIVMATLFGGVISLIPGLISLRYKADEMVISLMMNSILFGIGYFILKNFLAVGGVNGTASPNFIKTARLQNLIPKTQVHTGFIIMIIAVILIYVLLYKTKLGYAIRMTGINANFAKYSGMGAFGMFMAVHFLAGALGGMGSSVELLGMYQAFTWTVLPGLGFTGALMAMLGKNDPIGVLIAAFGISYLRASAQLLANDLPYIDIKMISIVEVILTLLISSQFFLRKWRSRQLLKEEKKNG; this comes from the coding sequence ATGAGTACGATGAAAAGAAAGTTTCGTGTTACTGATGATGGACCTTTTGAAGCATTGCGTATTCTAGCTTCCATTGGTATTGCGTTAATTGTAACGCTTGTTGTATTAGCGTTTGTATCAAAACAGCCACTCGCTGATTTTATACGCTTACTGACATATCCACTCAGTAAGCCAAGTTATTTTGGATATGTACTGGTAAAGGTTATTCCTTTAACTTTTGCAGGGCTTGCAACATTACTGTACTTTAGAACAAATTTATTTAATCTAGGTACAGAAGGTGTGTTCTATATCTCTGGTATTGTTGCGACAATATTCGCTATCAATCCAATATTTATGACAGGTAATAGTGTGATAGACTCTATGATTCCAATTGTGATGGCTACTTTATTTGGTGGTGTTATCTCACTTATTCCTGGTCTTATCAGTTTGCGTTATAAAGCCGATGAAATGGTTATTTCACTCATGATGAACAGTATTCTATTTGGTATTGGTTATTTTATCTTGAAGAATTTCTTGGCAGTTGGCGGTGTCAATGGTACAGCTTCTCCAAACTTTATTAAGACAGCTCGTTTACAAAACTTGATTCCAAAGACACAGGTACACACAGGTTTTATCATTATGATAATCGCTGTTATCTTAATCTATGTTCTTCTTTACAAGACAAAGCTTGGATATGCGATTCGCATGACGGGTATCAATGCTAATTTCGCAAAGTACTCTGGTATGGGTGCGTTCGGCATGTTTATGGCTGTACACTTCTTAGCAGGTGCACTTGGTGGTATGGGTTCTTCGGTTGAACTATTAGGCATGTATCAGGCATTTACTTGGACAGTACTACCAGGACTTGGATTTACCGGTGCTTTGATGGCAATGCTTGGTAAAAATGATCCAATTGGTGTATTGATTGCAGCGTTTGGTATTAGTTACTTGCGTGCTTCTGCACAATTATTGGCAAATGACTTACCATATATTGATATCAAGATGATCTCTATTGTAGAAGTAATTCTAACGTTGCTCATTTCCTCTCAGTTCTTCTTGAGAAAGTGGCGTTCAAGACAACTTCTAAAGGAGGAAAAGAAGAATGGCTAA
- a CDS encoding ABC transporter permease — MANLFKDLLNASFIFIVIRVAAPLVYASLSSYVASLAGIPNIAIEGVMNFAALFGVYFSTISGSAWIGLLGAIAVGIACGIVLSFFTIKMKASPIMVGIALNLFSADFAIYLLLLWTGSKGTTASLPSKVLPTIDIPFIKDIPVLGDIVSGHYFLTYICLLLTVLLFILVYKTPFGLRMKACGLDAHAAESVGIKVNRVRTIAAVISCFLAALGGAYLSMGYMSFYSSNMVASRGWIGIAAAAVGGNNLGIVVFVTMIFSVAQAIVNVLLLEGLPSELVNIIPYVSVLVILIIIGIRTKKQLKAKA, encoded by the coding sequence ATGGCTAATCTATTTAAAGACTTATTGAATGCAAGTTTTATATTCATTGTCATTCGTGTTGCGGCACCACTTGTATACGCATCTCTTTCTTCCTATGTAGCATCTCTTGCTGGAATTCCTAATATTGCGATTGAAGGTGTTATGAACTTTGCGGCTTTATTTGGTGTTTATTTCAGTACGATTTCCGGTTCAGCATGGATTGGTTTATTAGGCGCGATTGCGGTAGGTATTGCCTGTGGTATAGTACTTTCATTCTTTACAATTAAGATGAAAGCAAGTCCTATCATGGTAGGTATTGCGCTAAACTTATTCTCGGCAGATTTTGCGATTTACTTATTGTTACTATGGACCGGTTCAAAGGGAACAACAGCAAGCCTTCCATCAAAAGTTCTTCCAACAATTGACATTCCGTTTATCAAGGATATTCCAGTTCTTGGCGATATTGTTAGTGGACATTATTTCTTAACATATATATGCTTACTATTAACAGTCCTATTATTTATTCTTGTCTATAAGACACCGTTTGGCTTACGCATGAAGGCTTGTGGTCTTGATGCGCATGCGGCTGAATCTGTAGGTATCAAGGTAAATCGTGTACGTACGATTGCGGCAGTGATATCATGTTTCTTAGCTGCTTTAGGTGGTGCATATCTTTCTATGGGATATATGTCATTCTATTCTAGCAACATGGTCGCATCTCGTGGATGGATTGGTATTGCGGCTGCAGCCGTAGGTGGAAATAACCTTGGTATTGTAGTATTTGTGACGATGATTTTCTCAGTTGCACAAGCGATTGTAAATGTGCTGTTGCTAGAAGGCTTACCATCGGAATTAGTAAATATTATTCCTTACGTATCCGTATTGGTAATCTTGATTATCATCGGTATTCGTACAAAGAAACAACTAAAAGCGAAAGCATAG
- a CDS encoding phospho-sugar mutase: MDYKQRYEEWVQMLPEGDPLKDELLAIKDDDNEIKERFYQNLAFGTAGLRGIVGAGTNRMNFYTVGKASQGVAEYICAQGQEAMDKGIVIAHDPRHFSKEFSQLSAGIFAANGIKTYVFPDLRPTPELAFMIRKLGTTSGINITASHNPKEYNGYKAYWSDGCQVSSTVADGMEERINAVDIWNGIKKSDFNEGVSSGKIVVLSEEYDRAYLDLVESLAIHSGDEIDLDIPLVYTPLNGAGSIPFATMMKDRGFTNWHIVPEQKDPDPDFTTVGYPNPESPAAFKMSEELGKKVGAELLMATDPDSDRFAIELRDDDGNYIPLNGNQTGYLLVNYILEGHKSAGTLPEKGVMIKSIVTSTMSTVMANAYGVDMYEALTGFKNICGRIPALLEQGYTYLFGYEESVGYAASVDIRDKDGISAGMLVAEAAAYYRKQGKTLWNVLQELYEKYGFYAEDEPNLVLEGIAGAERIKRMMVSIRNNLPTEVAGYKVEKVIDYLHGYEDIPASNVLRFYLDNDSWFAVRPSGTEPKIKFYFYTKQASREEALTVNAKIKEAVLDIVNAIE; this comes from the coding sequence ATGGATTATAAACAAAGATATGAAGAATGGGTTCAAATGCTACCTGAGGGTGACCCCCTGAAAGATGAATTGTTGGCTATCAAGGATGATGACAATGAAATCAAAGAACGTTTTTATCAAAATTTAGCATTTGGCACTGCTGGTTTACGTGGCATTGTTGGTGCTGGTACAAACCGCATGAACTTCTATACAGTTGGTAAAGCAAGCCAAGGTGTTGCAGAATACATCTGTGCACAAGGTCAAGAAGCGATGGATAAGGGTATTGTTATTGCGCATGACCCAAGACATTTTTCAAAGGAATTCTCACAATTATCTGCTGGCATTTTCGCAGCTAACGGAATTAAGACCTATGTATTTCCAGATTTACGTCCAACGCCTGAACTTGCGTTTATGATTCGTAAGTTAGGTACAACATCTGGTATTAACATTACTGCTTCTCATAATCCGAAGGAGTATAATGGCTATAAAGCTTATTGGAGTGATGGCTGTCAAGTAAGTAGTACTGTTGCGGATGGCATGGAAGAAAGAATCAACGCAGTTGATATCTGGAATGGTATTAAGAAGTCCGACTTCAATGAAGGCGTATCTTCTGGCAAGATTGTTGTATTATCAGAAGAATATGACCGTGCATATCTAGATCTTGTGGAAAGTCTAGCAATTCATAGTGGTGATGAAATTGACTTAGATATTCCACTTGTATATACACCGTTAAATGGTGCAGGCTCTATTCCATTTGCGACTATGATGAAGGATCGCGGATTTACCAACTGGCATATCGTACCAGAACAGAAGGATCCAGATCCAGACTTTACAACAGTAGGTTATCCTAACCCCGAAAGTCCTGCAGCCTTTAAGATGAGTGAAGAACTTGGTAAGAAGGTTGGTGCAGAACTATTGATGGCTACAGACCCAGATAGTGACCGTTTCGCAATTGAATTGCGTGATGATGATGGTAACTATATTCCATTAAATGGTAACCAGACAGGATACTTATTAGTAAACTACATTTTAGAAGGGCATAAGAGTGCTGGAACATTACCTGAAAAGGGTGTCATGATTAAGTCTATCGTTACTTCTACAATGAGTACTGTCATGGCAAATGCGTATGGCGTTGATATGTATGAAGCATTAACAGGTTTCAAGAACATCTGCGGACGTATTCCTGCACTACTTGAACAGGGCTACACATATCTATTTGGTTATGAAGAGTCTGTAGGCTATGCGGCAAGTGTAGATATCCGTGATAAGGATGGTATTTCTGCTGGTATGTTAGTAGCAGAAGCTGCTGCTTACTATCGCAAACAAGGTAAGACATTATGGAATGTATTACAGGAACTCTACGAGAAATATGGCTTCTATGCGGAAGATGAACCAAACCTTGTATTAGAAGGTATCGCTGGAGCAGAACGTATCAAGCGTATGATGGTTTCTATCAGAAACAATCTTCCAACAGAAGTTGCTGGCTACAAAGTAGAGAAGGTAATTGACTACTTGCATGGATATGAAGATATTCCAGCATCTAATGTATTACGTTTCTACTTAGATAACGATAGTTGGTTTGCGGTACGTCCATCAGGAACAGAGCCAAAGATCAAGTTCTACTTCTATACAAAGCAAGCTTCCCGAGAAGAAGCACTTACGGTAAATGCAAAGATCAAGGAAGCAGTATTAGATATTGTAAATGCAATTGAATAA
- a CDS encoding DUF4298 domain-containing protein, with translation MKKKTKQVQRIETMEANMNEVTAVLEETIKATKKLKCVMKKYDAVSKYYSSQDWFDDAQAHSAGKLPEDLVCGVLSEDLAYNMFGDMYQYALSQLEFVTNFLKKH, from the coding sequence ATGAAAAAGAAAACAAAACAAGTACAACGTATTGAAACAATGGAAGCGAATATGAACGAAGTGACTGCCGTTCTAGAAGAAACAATCAAGGCAACCAAGAAATTAAAATGTGTTATGAAAAAATATGATGCTGTTAGTAAGTATTACAGCAGCCAAGATTGGTTTGATGATGCACAAGCACACAGCGCAGGAAAACTTCCTGAAGATTTAGTTTGTGGTGTTCTATCAGAAGATCTTGCGTACAATATGTTTGGTGATATGTATCAGTATGCATTATCACAGCTTGAGTTTGTAACAAACTTCTTAAAGAAACACTAA
- the lspA gene encoding signal peptidase II, producing the protein MVYIGIIIVTVFIDLYSKMWAASLGLFHDIPVIEGFFHITYVQNTGMAWSLLSGQQGVLALVAAVAIGLMSWYLFVKKPDILTGVSLALMIGGAAGNLMDRLFLNYVRDFLNFYIFGYDFPVFNVADMALCIGVFLLLIATWKEEKNGKTNVDRK; encoded by the coding sequence ATGGTTTATATCGGTATTATTATTGTTACAGTATTTATTGATTTATATTCAAAGATGTGGGCAGCTAGTTTAGGCTTGTTCCATGATATCCCTGTAATTGAAGGTTTCTTTCATATTACATACGTACAAAACACCGGTATGGCATGGTCATTGCTATCTGGACAACAGGGCGTACTTGCACTCGTTGCGGCAGTGGCGATTGGTCTTATGAGTTGGTATCTATTTGTAAAGAAACCAGATATTTTAACAGGAGTATCTCTTGCACTGATGATAGGTGGTGCGGCAGGGAATTTGATGGATCGTCTATTCTTAAATTATGTAAGAGACTTCTTAAATTTCTATATTTTTGGCTATGATTTCCCAGTGTTTAATGTTGCGGACATGGCTTTATGTATTGGTGTATTTTTATTGCTAATCGCAACATGGAAGGAAGAGAAAAATGGCAAAACAAACGTGGATCGTAAGTGA
- a CDS encoding RluA family pseudouridine synthase has product MAKQTWIVSEDTKERLDKYLSSNTELSRTRVQQLADDGMIFVNGKVAKSSSKVVTGDEISCDIPEDRPVDILPENIPLDILYEDHDIIVINKPKGMVVHPAPGNYSNTMVNALLYHCKDLSGINGVIRPGIVHRIDKDTTGCIVACKNDKAHEAIAKQLENKTCHRVYKTIVVGNITHDDGLIDAPIGRDPRDRQRMKVTEENSRDARTHFHVLERFNVATYLECRLETGRTHQIRAHMKYINHPVMGDDKYGKPCPYMDTQGQVLHASELTLVHPTTGETMTFHAPLPSYFEKLLEILRKRVA; this is encoded by the coding sequence ATGGCAAAACAAACGTGGATCGTAAGTGAAGATACAAAAGAAAGATTGGATAAATATCTCAGTTCCAATACGGAATTATCTAGAACACGTGTTCAACAGCTCGCAGATGACGGCATGATTTTTGTTAACGGAAAAGTCGCAAAGAGTTCATCGAAGGTTGTAACTGGAGATGAAATCAGTTGTGATATACCGGAAGATCGTCCAGTTGATATTCTACCGGAAAATATTCCATTAGATATTTTGTATGAAGATCATGACATTATCGTTATCAATAAGCCAAAGGGCATGGTTGTTCATCCAGCACCTGGTAATTATTCTAATACGATGGTGAACGCATTGCTTTATCATTGTAAAGATTTATCTGGTATCAACGGTGTGATCCGTCCAGGCATCGTTCATCGTATCGATAAAGATACGACAGGCTGTATTGTGGCATGTAAGAATGATAAAGCACACGAAGCGATTGCCAAGCAGTTAGAGAATAAGACTTGTCATCGTGTCTATAAGACAATCGTCGTTGGAAATATCACACATGATGATGGTTTGATTGATGCGCCGATTGGACGTGATCCGCGTGACCGTCAGCGTATGAAGGTTACTGAAGAAAATAGTCGTGACGCAAGGACACATTTTCATGTATTAGAGCGGTTCAATGTGGCAACTTACCTAGAATGTCGTTTAGAAACAGGAAGAACACATCAAATCAGAGCACATATGAAATATATCAATCATCCTGTTATGGGTGATGATAAATATGGAAAACCTTGTCCATACATGGATACACAAGGACAAGTACTACACGCTAGTGAGTTAACGCTGGTTCATCCAACAACAGGAGAAACAATGACATTCCATGCACCACTACCATCATACTTTGAAAAATTACTTGAGATTTTACGTAAGAGGGTAGCCTAA
- a CDS encoding rhomboid family intramembrane serine protease: MKQRKTIATNIIIAICFGVWVFIQLFPSDSTITNAILIGAFYKPFVLAGEYWRLLTAGFVHVHLWHLAMNMMALLSLGKIFEPLLGIKRYLMILIPSIVVGSLFVLTSPENSFVVGLSGGIYGLLAAYVTLILRTGGWKMPPVRAALINMLFINLLLNFLPNISVHAHLGGFVTGLMMYGIITTDKAEIHKCVNYGVALVGLIGVLCFISWQNRTIPTRSRYLGTDLNVLQILNDGPLHKYSYFLAERLDVVYGLDDGFVRVLGKE, encoded by the coding sequence ATGAAACAAAGAAAGACAATTGCGACAAATATCATTATCGCAATATGTTTTGGGGTATGGGTGTTTATTCAACTGTTTCCAAGTGATAGTACGATTACAAACGCAATATTAATTGGTGCTTTCTATAAACCCTTTGTTTTAGCTGGAGAATATTGGCGTCTATTGACAGCAGGTTTTGTCCATGTTCATCTATGGCATTTAGCTATGAACATGATGGCATTATTATCGCTTGGCAAAATCTTTGAACCGTTACTAGGAATTAAAAGATACCTGATGATACTAATACCTTCGATTGTTGTAGGATCCTTATTTGTGCTAACTTCGCCAGAAAATAGTTTTGTGGTAGGACTTTCTGGTGGGATCTATGGATTACTCGCGGCTTATGTGACATTGATTTTACGTACAGGTGGTTGGAAAATGCCTCCAGTACGAGCAGCACTAATAAATATGTTGTTTATCAATCTTTTATTGAATTTCTTACCGAATATTTCTGTGCATGCTCATTTGGGTGGCTTTGTGACAGGACTTATGATGTATGGCATTATCACAACAGATAAAGCAGAGATTCATAAATGCGTAAATTATGGTGTTGCACTTGTTGGACTTATTGGAGTGCTATGTTTTATCTCTTGGCAAAATCGTACTATCCCAACACGTTCTCGTTATCTAGGTACAGATTTAAATGTATTACAAATTTTAAATGATGGTCCATTGCATAAGTATTCTTATTTCTTAGCCGAAAGATTGGATGTGGTATATGGATTAGATGATGGATTCGTACGGGTACTAGGAAAGGAATAA
- a CDS encoding deoxycytidylate deaminase, which produces MTKKENILSWDEYFMGLAHLSALRSKDPNTKVGAAIVDDNHRVVSVGYNGFPKGCSDEVFPWGRDGDTLDSKYAFVVHAELNAILNSKWPVVGCTIYVSLFPCNECAKAIIQSGIHRIVYESDKYNGVDTNIASKRMLKAAGVELVQLKDTIHLSVEKIPNPEL; this is translated from the coding sequence ATGACAAAAAAAGAAAACATCTTAAGTTGGGACGAATACTTTATGGGCCTTGCCCATTTATCAGCCTTACGTTCAAAAGATCCTAATACGAAGGTGGGAGCTGCTATCGTGGATGACAATCATCGTGTTGTGTCTGTTGGCTACAATGGGTTTCCGAAAGGATGTTCAGATGAAGTTTTCCCTTGGGGACGTGATGGTGATACTTTAGATTCCAAGTATGCCTTTGTCGTGCATGCGGAGCTGAATGCAATCTTAAACTCTAAGTGGCCAGTTGTAGGATGTACCATTTATGTATCGTTATTCCCATGTAATGAATGTGCGAAAGCAATTATTCAATCGGGTATTCATCGTATTGTCTATGAATCAGATAAGTATAATGGTGTAGATACCAATATTGCTAGCAAGCGTATGTTAAAAGCTGCTGGTGTAGAGTTAGTACAGCTCAAAGATACAATTCATTTAAGTGTTGAAAAGATTCCAAATCCAGAATTATAG
- a CDS encoding alpha/beta hydrolase, protein MKKLIIVILLLTSILVGCTTRELSNETDTEELVFQPCQEIQKDSSIPLEIQTVPTDYMKPARQQGKVVRFDYMTNTYDYQGRVMKKYAYVYIPYGYETSTERYDVVYIMHGHTGDVTSFPGELDNLADIKNVIDHLTENKEMKPMLMVFASYYHDNVDMDTDDYDASLTEVFGKELQNDLIPQFENAYRTYASSTTEEDLIASRDHRIFLGFSMGAVTTWYRMMDSMRYFRYYVPFSGSLYWGNHTTVDQYERDNPSWIAQLLENAITAQGYTADDFYVLALTGTKDFAYRTVKMQIEDMKQHPDMFHYDSDAVKGNFTLLLAENEEHDYHAKRLYIFNALPILSQMIAKRDMSSSAIHY, encoded by the coding sequence ATGAAGAAATTAATAATCGTAATCCTACTATTGACTTCAATACTAGTAGGATGTACGACAAGAGAATTATCAAACGAAACGGATACAGAAGAGCTCGTGTTTCAACCATGCCAAGAAATACAGAAGGACTCATCTATCCCATTAGAAATACAAACTGTCCCTACAGATTATATGAAACCTGCAAGACAGCAGGGAAAAGTTGTACGTTTTGATTACATGACGAATACCTATGACTATCAAGGTAGAGTCATGAAGAAATATGCGTATGTATATATTCCGTATGGATATGAAACGAGTACAGAGCGATATGATGTTGTCTATATCATGCATGGTCATACTGGGGATGTGACATCCTTTCCTGGCGAATTAGATAATTTAGCAGATATTAAAAATGTAATTGATCATCTGACTGAAAATAAAGAGATGAAGCCGATGCTAATGGTATTTGCGTCTTATTATCACGATAATGTTGATATGGATACAGATGATTATGATGCAAGTCTTACGGAAGTTTTTGGTAAAGAGTTGCAGAATGATTTGATACCACAATTCGAAAATGCATATCGTACATATGCTAGCTCTACGACTGAAGAAGATTTAATAGCTTCTAGAGACCATCGTATCTTCTTGGGCTTTTCTATGGGTGCTGTCACAACATGGTATCGGATGATGGATAGCATGAGATACTTTAGATACTATGTGCCATTTAGCGGATCGTTATATTGGGGCAATCATACAACAGTAGATCAATATGAACGTGATAATCCAAGTTGGATTGCACAATTATTAGAAAATGCAATCACCGCACAAGGATATACAGCGGATGACTTTTATGTATTAGCTCTTACAGGCACAAAGGATTTTGCGTATCGAACGGTTAAGATGCAGATAGAAGATATGAAGCAACATCCAGATATGTTCCATTATGATAGTGATGCAGTAAAAGGAAATTTTACATTATTGCTAGCAGAGAATGAAGAACATGACTATCATGCGAAAAGATTGTATATCTTTAACGCTTTACCAATTCTTAGTCAGATGATAGCGAAGCGGGATATGTCAAGTTCTGCAATTCATTATTGA
- a CDS encoding dicarboxylate/amino acid:cation symporter has product MKKSSKKLTVKMMGALGCGLIVGLLVIFLRETLIKGNQAELWNTINNLLFADISAEGNEKAIGIFYIVGQLFIRALQVVIIPMVFTSIVLAMIHISDTKKLGRISGKTIGYFMLTTTCAIVIAALVGVVAYNAGAFTNSAVDLTQATGTAAKNPLMIVVNAIPNNITTAFGNNGAVLAVVVSAAMVGICINRLQDKVTILVKLCEEISVIITAFLDIVINHFGPIAIFCLIVRTCASYGVTHLQPAIAYVLLTVCILLLVLVIGYALFIKLSTGLSPIPFVKKIFKVALFGFSTSSSAATLPLNMRTTIEELGVHEEIASFVLPLGMTVNMDGTAIMQVIATIFIAGCAGYPMTLTSILTIGFLAIVASVGTPAAPGAGAVILFTILSGVGFNNELALMTYTLILAINRPIEMLVTSLNVVGDSACAIAVAKSEGALDVEAYKKYN; this is encoded by the coding sequence ATGAAGAAGAGCTCGAAAAAACTGACAGTGAAAATGATGGGTGCATTAGGGTGTGGTCTCATTGTTGGTTTATTAGTGATTTTTCTAAGAGAAACATTAATCAAGGGAAATCAAGCAGAATTGTGGAACACTATCAACAATCTGTTATTTGCGGATATTTCTGCAGAAGGCAACGAGAAAGCAATTGGAATCTTCTACATTGTTGGTCAGTTATTTATACGTGCATTACAAGTAGTTATTATCCCAATGGTATTTACAAGTATTGTACTGGCGATGATTCATATTTCAGATACAAAGAAGTTAGGTCGCATCTCTGGTAAGACAATTGGATACTTTATGTTAACAACGACATGTGCCATTGTGATTGCGGCACTGGTAGGAGTTGTGGCATATAATGCAGGAGCATTTACAAACAGTGCCGTAGACTTAACACAAGCTACAGGAACGGCTGCTAAAAATCCTCTTATGATTGTCGTCAATGCGATTCCAAATAATATCACTACTGCATTTGGTAATAACGGTGCAGTACTTGCGGTAGTAGTCAGTGCAGCGATGGTTGGTATTTGTATCAATCGCCTGCAGGATAAAGTTACGATACTTGTAAAACTTTGCGAAGAAATTAGCGTAATCATAACAGCATTCTTAGATATTGTAATCAATCACTTTGGGCCAATTGCAATCTTCTGCTTAATTGTTAGAACTTGTGCAAGTTATGGTGTAACACACTTACAACCTGCTATCGCTTATGTGCTCTTAACAGTATGTATCTTATTACTGGTACTTGTGATTGGATATGCGTTATTTATCAAATTATCAACTGGCTTAAGCCCAATCCCGTTTGTTAAGAAAATCTTTAAGGTAGCTTTATTTGGATTCTCAACATCTTCTAGTGCGGCAACTCTACCATTAAACATGAGAACAACAATTGAGGAACTTGGAGTACATGAAGAAATCGCATCCTTCGTACTACCACTTGGTATGACGGTCAATATGGATGGTACAGCTATAATGCAGGTTATCGCAACAATCTTTATTGCAGGATGTGCAGGATATCCAATGACTCTTACAAGTATCCTTACAATTGGCTTCCTAGCAATTGTAGCATCCGTAGGAACACCAGCAGCACCTGGTGCAGGAGCTGTCATCCTCTTTACAATTCTAAGTGGTGTAGGTTTCAATAATGAACTTGCATTAATGACATACACATTAATTCTCGCAATCAATCGTCCAATTGAGATGTTAGTAACATCCCTCAATGTAGTTGGTGATAGTGCTTGTGCAATCGCCGTCGCAAAGAGTGAAGGGGCATTAGACGTAGAAGCATACAAAAAATATAATTGA